A window of the Capra hircus breed San Clemente unplaced genomic scaffold, ASM170441v1, whole genome shotgun sequence genome harbors these coding sequences:
- the FOXP3 gene encoding forkhead box protein P3 isoform X8 yields MPNPRPAKPLAPSLVLSPSPGASPSWRAAPKASDQLGTKSPGTIFQGRDLRSGAHTSSSSLNPMPPSQLQLSTVDAHARTPVLQVRPLDSPAMISLPPPTAATGLFSLKARPGLPPGINVASLEWVSREPALLCTFPSPGMPRKDSTLLTVPQGSYSLLANGVCKWPGCEKVFKEPEDFLKHCQADHLLDEKGRAQCLLQREVVQSLEQQLVLEKEKLGAMQAHLAGKMAQTKAPSAASSDKGSCCIVATGTPGTTVPAWPGPQEAPDGLFAVRRHLWGSHGNSTFPEFFHNMDYFKFHNMRPPFTYATLIRWAILEAPEKQRTLNEIYHWFTRMFAFFRNHPATWKNAIRHNLSLHKCFVRVESEKGAVWTVDEFEFRKKRSQRPSRCSNPTPGP; encoded by the exons ATGCCCAACCCCAGGCCAGCCAAGCCCTTGGCCCCTTCCTTGGTACTCAGCCCATCCCCAGGAGCCTCGCCCAGCTGGAGGGCTGCACCCAAGGCCTCAGACCAGCTGGGCACCAAGAGCCCGGGGACAATTTTCCAAGGCCGGGATCTCCGAAGTGGGGCCcacacctcctcttcctccttgaaCCCCATGCCACCATCACAGTTGCAG CTCTCAACGGTGGATGCCCATGCCCGGACCCCTGTGCTGCAGGTGCGCCCACTGGACAGCCCAGCTATGATCAGCCTCCCGCCACCCACTGCTGCTACGGGGCTCTTCTCTCTCAAGGCCCGGCCCGGCCTGCCACCTG GAATCAACGTGGCCAGCCTGGAGTGGGTGTCCAGGGAGCCAGCACTGCTCTGCACCTTCCCAAGCCCTGGCATGCCTAGGAAAGACAG CACCCTTTTGACTGTGCCCCAGGGCTCCTACTCACTGCTGGCAAATGGTGTCTGCAAGTGGCCCGGATGTGAGAAGGTCTTCAAGGAGCCAGAAGACTTCCTCAA GCACTGCCAGGCAGACCATCTCCTGGATGAGAAGGGCAGGGCGCAGTGTCTGCTCCAGAGGGAGGTGGTGCAATCTCTGGAGCAACAG ctggtgctggagaaggagaAGCTGGGTGCTATGCAGGCCCATCTGGCTGGGAAGATGGCCCAAACCAAGGCTCCATCTGCG gCATCATCTGACAAGGGTTCCTGCTGTATCGTAGCCACTGGCACCCCAGGCACCACCGTCCCGGCCTGGCCAGGACCCCAGGAGGCCCCCGATGGCCTGTTTGCCGTGCGGAGGCACCTCTGGGGCAGCCATGGAAACAGCACATTCCCAG AGTTCTTCCACAACATGGACTACTTCAAGTTCCACAACATGCGTCCCCCTTTCACCTATGCCACCCTCATCCGCTGG GCCATCCTGGAGGCTCCTGAGAAGCAGCGGACACTCAACGAGATCTACCATTGGTTTACACGCATGTTTGCCTTCTTCAGAAACCACCCGGCCACCTGGAAG AATGCCATCCGCCACAACCTGAGCCTGCACAAGTGCTTTGTACGCGTGGAGAGCGAGAAGGGGGCTGTGTGGACCGTGGATGAGTTTGAGTTCCGCAAGAAGAGGAGCCAGAGGCCCAGCAGGTGTTCCAACCCCACACCTGGCCCCTGA